From Pseudomonas sp. StFLB209, a single genomic window includes:
- a CDS encoding LLM class flavin-dependent oxidoreductase, which produces MSTQRQLKLGAFMRPVSIHTGAWRYPGAWPDANFNLQHLKQLACKLEEGRFDAFFMADHLAVLNMPLEALKRSHTVTSFEPLTLLSVLSQVTEHLGLVATASTTFEEPFNLARRFASLDHLSEGRAGWNIVTTANPDAALNFGLEQHFDHGQRYARAREFYDVVTGLWDSWADDAFIRNVETGEFFDPQRLHTLNHQGEYFSVKGPLHIARPVQGWPVIVQAGSSEPGRQLAAETAEVIFAAPSTLEEGQSFYADVKGRMKGLGRDPEHLKILPAAFVVVGDTLEQARAIRARLDSLVHEQSAIASLSIALGTDASRFDPDGYLPPTPETNDSKTARERVIALADREQLTVRQLAQRLGGYAGLAFVGTPQSIADEMQQWLEEGGSDGFNIMFPWLPGGLEDFVDKVVPELQRRGIYRREYEGKTLRENLGLPRPQNRFFAG; this is translated from the coding sequence ATGAGCACTCAGCGTCAACTCAAACTGGGCGCGTTCATGCGCCCGGTCAGTATCCACACTGGCGCCTGGCGCTACCCCGGTGCGTGGCCGGATGCCAACTTCAACCTTCAGCACCTCAAGCAACTGGCGTGCAAGCTCGAAGAGGGGCGCTTTGATGCGTTTTTCATGGCCGACCACCTGGCGGTGCTGAACATGCCGCTGGAAGCGCTCAAGCGCAGCCATACCGTGACCTCGTTCGAACCGTTGACCTTATTGTCGGTGCTCAGCCAGGTCACTGAGCATCTTGGTTTGGTGGCCACGGCGTCGACCACTTTCGAGGAACCCTTCAACCTGGCCCGGCGTTTTGCCTCGCTGGACCACCTGAGCGAGGGCCGGGCCGGCTGGAATATCGTCACCACCGCCAACCCCGATGCCGCGCTGAACTTCGGCCTGGAACAGCATTTCGACCATGGCCAGCGCTATGCACGGGCGCGGGAGTTCTATGACGTGGTGACCGGGCTATGGGACAGCTGGGCCGACGACGCCTTTATCCGCAACGTTGAGACCGGCGAGTTCTTCGATCCGCAGCGCCTGCACACCCTCAACCACCAGGGCGAGTATTTCTCGGTCAAGGGGCCGCTGCATATCGCCCGTCCGGTTCAGGGCTGGCCGGTGATCGTCCAGGCCGGCTCCAGCGAGCCGGGCCGGCAACTGGCGGCAGAAACTGCCGAGGTGATCTTTGCCGCGCCCTCGACCCTGGAAGAAGGGCAGTCATTCTATGCCGACGTCAAAGGCCGCATGAAAGGGCTGGGCCGCGACCCCGAGCATTTGAAAATCTTGCCGGCAGCCTTTGTCGTGGTTGGCGATACCCTCGAACAGGCCCGGGCCATTCGCGCCCGGCTCGACAGCCTGGTGCATGAACAGAGCGCCATCGCCTCGCTGTCCATCGCCCTGGGCACCGACGCATCACGCTTCGACCCCGACGGTTACCTGCCGCCGACTCCTGAAACCAACGACAGCAAGACCGCCCGCGAACGGGTGATCGCCCTGGCCGACCGCGAACAACTCACCGTGCGTCAACTGGCCCAGCGGCTGGGCGGCTACGCCGGCCTTGCCTTTGTCGGCACACCGCAAAGCATTGCTGATGAAATGCAGCAATGGCTGGAAGAAGGCGGCAGCGACGGCTTCAACATCATGTTCCCGTGGCTGCCGGGCGGCCTGGAGGACTTTGTCGACAAGGTCGTGCCAGAGCTGCAGCGTCGCGGGATCTACCGCCGCGAGTACGAGGGCAAGACCTTGCGCGAGAACCTGGGGTTGCCGAGGCCTCAGAACCGGTTCTTTGCCGGTTGA
- a CDS encoding extracellular solute-binding protein yields MLFRLIVLVAVLSGWATGASAQPVHALTVYGEAAKYPPGFKQFDYVNPDAPKGGSFRRSSMENGQFDHLIPYVDKGIGITQLDGWLYIPLAYRSKDEPYTVYGLLAQSMELASDRSWLRFNLDPRARFHDGSPVTAEDVRYTFELLMTQGSLKYRQQFSDVQEVIVESPGQVKFVFARTDNRTLPLDIAVLPVLPAHWWRQRNFANGAGFEPPLGSGPYRISAVDNGRSVTLERVKDWWAKDLPVNRGQYNFDSLRVEFFGDTDVSRQILKARGYDYNREFSATHYTVGYDADALRDGRLQREHLAPQAVQGTQGFVFNLQKPVFQDRRVREALTLLWDFEWTNRQIMQGMYIRQRSFFSRSELAAQGLPGTRELQLLEPWRGQIPDEVFDKAFAPPASDGSGNVRSQQLQALALLEQAGWRAQGDRLVNARGEPLVFTFLATQKGFERLLLPYKRNLAQIGIGLHIRMIDSAQYTHRLRARDYDMIVTGYPVNPSPGRELMNLYGSESADDPGSNNYMALRNPAVDALIEGLVRANDRADMVAHAHALDRVLQWGHYWIPNYYPPGTSTVWWNRFGRPAIAPRNDVGIDTWWEISATALSTAQALRLNRESAHAGL; encoded by the coding sequence ATGTTGTTTCGTTTGATTGTGCTGGTGGCGGTGCTGAGTGGCTGGGCGACTGGCGCGTCGGCGCAACCGGTCCATGCCTTGACGGTGTATGGCGAGGCTGCCAAATACCCACCTGGCTTCAAGCAGTTTGACTATGTGAACCCTGATGCCCCCAAAGGCGGCAGTTTTCGCCGCTCGTCCATGGAGAACGGCCAGTTTGACCATTTGATTCCTTATGTGGACAAAGGTATCGGGATTACCCAACTCGATGGCTGGCTCTACATCCCGTTGGCGTACCGCTCCAAGGACGAGCCTTACACCGTGTATGGGCTGCTGGCGCAATCAATGGAGCTGGCCAGCGATCGTAGCTGGCTGCGCTTCAACCTGGACCCACGGGCACGCTTTCATGACGGCAGTCCGGTGACGGCAGAAGATGTGCGCTACACATTCGAGTTACTGATGACCCAGGGCAGCCTCAAGTACCGCCAGCAGTTTTCCGATGTGCAAGAGGTCATCGTCGAGTCGCCTGGGCAAGTGAAGTTTGTCTTTGCCCGAACCGACAATCGTACCTTGCCGTTGGATATCGCCGTGTTGCCGGTCTTGCCGGCGCATTGGTGGCGACAGCGCAATTTCGCCAACGGGGCAGGTTTCGAGCCGCCGCTGGGCAGCGGGCCTTACCGGATCAGCGCCGTCGACAACGGGCGCAGCGTGACTCTGGAGCGGGTCAAGGACTGGTGGGCCAAAGACTTGCCGGTCAATCGCGGGCAGTACAACTTCGATAGCCTGCGCGTGGAGTTTTTTGGTGACACGGATGTATCACGGCAAATCCTCAAGGCGCGGGGCTATGACTACAACCGCGAGTTTTCGGCAACTCACTACACCGTGGGCTACGACGCCGATGCCTTGCGCGACGGACGCCTGCAACGCGAACACCTTGCCCCTCAGGCTGTGCAGGGTACCCAAGGTTTTGTGTTCAATCTGCAAAAGCCGGTTTTCCAGGACCGTCGGGTGCGTGAGGCCCTGACTCTGCTCTGGGACTTTGAGTGGACCAACCGGCAAATCATGCAGGGCATGTACATCCGCCAACGCAGCTTCTTTTCCCGCAGTGAACTGGCCGCCCAGGGCTTGCCAGGTACACGTGAGCTGCAGTTGCTGGAGCCCTGGCGCGGGCAGATCCCCGATGAGGTGTTCGATAAGGCTTTCGCCCCCCCGGCCAGTGATGGCAGCGGCAATGTTCGCAGTCAGCAATTACAGGCGCTGGCGTTGCTGGAGCAAGCGGGGTGGCGAGCGCAGGGCGACCGGTTGGTCAATGCCCGTGGTGAGCCGCTGGTGTTCACCTTTCTGGCGACCCAGAAGGGCTTCGAGCGTTTGCTGTTGCCGTACAAACGCAACCTGGCACAAATCGGTATCGGGCTGCATATCCGGATGATCGACTCCGCCCAGTACACCCATCGGCTGCGCGCCCGAGACTACGACATGATCGTGACCGGGTATCCGGTCAACCCGTCACCGGGCCGGGAGTTGATGAATTTGTATGGCTCAGAGAGTGCTGATGACCCGGGTTCCAACAACTACATGGCGCTGCGCAACCCTGCGGTCGATGCACTGATCGAAGGGCTGGTGCGGGCCAATGATCGCGCAGACATGGTCGCTCATGCTCACGCGCTGGATCGGGTTCTGCAATGGGGACACTACTGGATTCCCAACTACTACCCGCCAGGAACATCGACGGTGTGGTGGAACCGGTTTGGGCGACCTGCGATTGCTCCACGCAATGATGTAGGCATCGATACCTGGTGGGAAATCAGCGCCACCGCGCTGAGTACTGCACAAGCCCTTCGCTTGAATCGGGAGTCTGCTCATGCTGGCTTATAG
- a CDS encoding RNA-guided endonuclease InsQ/TnpB family protein: MQRLQAFKYELMPDGRQERQMRRFAGSCRFVFNKALALQKERHEQGENKLGYAGLCKLLTEWRNSPPTAWLADAPVHPLQQSLKDLERAYTNFFARRADFPRLKKKGQRDSFRYPDPKQIKLDQTNSRLFLPKLGWLRYRNSRETLGTVKNITVSQSCGKWFVSIQTERQIDEQPTAQGAAVGIDMGIARFATLSDGSFYAPLNSFKRHETALCKAQQAMSRKVRFSRNWKKAKARVQRIHSRIGNARRDYLHKCSTTISQNHAMVCIEDLQVRNMSRSAAGTAEAPGRNVRAKSGLNRAILDQGWFEFRRQLDYKLAWCGGWLIAVPPQNTSRTCPCCGHVSAANRQTQALFGCVGCGFEGNADVVGAMNVLRAGHARLACEVSAEVMAPAAGTHRSDSGAARCRA; this comes from the coding sequence ATGCAACGACTTCAAGCCTTCAAGTACGAACTCATGCCAGACGGCCGACAGGAGCGGCAAATGCGCCGCTTTGCGGGCTCCTGTCGCTTCGTATTCAACAAGGCGCTGGCGTTGCAGAAGGAACGTCACGAGCAAGGCGAGAACAAGCTCGGCTATGCGGGCCTGTGCAAGTTGCTAACCGAATGGCGCAATAGCCCGCCAACCGCATGGCTGGCCGATGCGCCTGTTCACCCGTTGCAACAGAGCCTCAAGGATCTGGAACGGGCCTACACCAACTTCTTCGCCAGACGAGCCGACTTTCCCCGACTCAAGAAGAAGGGGCAGCGCGATAGTTTCCGCTATCCCGACCCGAAACAGATCAAGCTCGACCAGACCAACAGTCGCCTGTTTCTGCCCAAGCTGGGCTGGCTGCGCTACCGCAACAGCCGCGAGACGCTGGGTACTGTGAAGAACATCACCGTGAGCCAGTCGTGTGGCAAGTGGTTCGTGAGTATCCAGACCGAACGCCAGATCGATGAGCAGCCCACGGCACAGGGTGCGGCAGTTGGCATCGACATGGGCATTGCCCGCTTCGCCACGCTTTCGGATGGCTCGTTCTACGCACCATTGAACAGCTTCAAACGCCATGAAACCGCGCTGTGCAAAGCGCAGCAGGCGATGAGCCGCAAGGTCAGATTCAGCCGCAACTGGAAGAAAGCGAAAGCCCGCGTCCAGCGCATTCACTCGCGCATCGGCAATGCCCGCCGCGACTACCTGCACAAGTGCTCCACCACGATCAGCCAAAACCACGCGATGGTGTGTATCGAGGACTTGCAGGTACGCAATATGTCCAGATCGGCGGCAGGTACGGCCGAGGCACCGGGAAGAAACGTTCGGGCCAAATCTGGCCTGAACAGGGCCATCCTCGATCAGGGCTGGTTCGAGTTCCGTCGCCAACTGGACTACAAGTTGGCGTGGTGCGGTGGCTGGCTGATTGCCGTGCCGCCGCAAAATACCAGCCGCACGTGCCCCTGTTGCGGCCATGTGTCGGCGGCCAACCGCCAGACGCAAGCGCTGTTCGGGTGCGTGGGATGTGGTTTCGAAGGCAACGCCGATGTGGTCGGCGCGATGAATGTACTAAGGGCGGGACACGCCCGGTTAGCCTGTGAAGTGAGCGCAGAGGTCATGGCGCCAGCAGCAGGAACCCACCGAAGCGACTCGGGGGCGGCTCGATGCCGCGCCTGA
- a CDS encoding TonB-dependent receptor yields MRIRKVESTRLVMTLAASLVSGLSCASSFDIPAGPLDQTLLSITRQGGQPISFDQSLVAGYQAPAIKGELTQQQALQLALEGTHLREQQQQGGIVLTAQPGTVASAAPASASNASAIPQLQRVEVTGTAIRRVDAETAVPVTVLRAEELKKQGVTSTEQLVNRIAANQSSVGSGRSVGSSSGGAAFADLRGIGANKTLVLLNGRRLSNNANDGSGVDLNTIPFAAIERVEILRDGASALYGTDAIGGVINFITKKSLTDGQLNLGGSTPTHDGGGDTTNLSGSWGFGDLENDRFNIFGVLSYEKQQSLKAKDRDYTYNYQPGRGLDYSSGTASPANWSQGSNATNPLAATGCDAPGLISRSGICRQSVWNYLDLVPETEKTSFFGKATGKLADDHNVSFEYFLARNKNITQIGPGLLTGLQVNPGTAFYPGNGITPGPTGFALDPSQPVNVNWRESEVGARRHEDDNVSQRLLLAFDGTLGGWDYNLGASWNQNKVVQTILGGYVDDRAVANGIANGIINPFGAQSSAGAALLGANAVTGDYGSAVGRVKTIDGRASREIGDWFGAGPAALAVGGEYRKEDFHKDFADFASNVQSLGVDPAARVAGSRSVQAQYAEVNVPVLDSLELSAAIRHDQYSDFGSTTNPKYSFRFQPFRELVVRGAYSEGFRAPSLYELYNPTATTFTVANYNDPRLCAGGTPSNGGIANRDCAQQFFSRNGGNPDLNPETARNLTFGFVYQPVADLSLGLDLWWIKIANQIAEFPESEVFARPDLYPERIVRNADGSIDHVVTGLANLGKVKTNGVDVSVDYRFPVSALGQFGLNLQGTYVNRYDFQQQLDGEYLDKVGDFRGGSFSSAGAVARWRHSLTGTWSQGPLGASLTNRYTSGYHDADRDSHGRVGSWNVWDLAGTYTWRDTAQLTLGVQNLFDREPPFSNQTTTFQSGYDPRYSDPFGRTLYGRVTYNF; encoded by the coding sequence ATGCGAATTAGAAAAGTGGAGTCAACCCGGCTGGTCATGACCTTGGCTGCCAGTCTTGTCAGCGGCCTGTCTTGCGCCAGCAGTTTCGATATTCCGGCCGGGCCGCTGGATCAGACGTTGCTGAGCATTACTCGCCAGGGCGGTCAGCCGATTTCCTTCGATCAAAGCCTGGTAGCGGGTTACCAGGCACCTGCCATCAAGGGTGAGCTGACCCAGCAGCAGGCTCTGCAGCTGGCGCTTGAGGGCACTCACCTGCGTGAGCAGCAACAGCAGGGCGGCATCGTGCTGACAGCCCAGCCAGGGACGGTGGCGAGCGCAGCCCCGGCCAGCGCCTCGAACGCCAGTGCCATACCCCAGTTGCAAAGGGTCGAAGTGACGGGTACGGCGATCCGCCGGGTGGATGCCGAAACCGCGGTGCCGGTCACCGTATTGCGTGCCGAAGAGCTGAAAAAGCAGGGCGTGACGTCCACTGAGCAATTGGTGAACCGTATTGCAGCCAACCAGTCTTCGGTAGGCTCTGGCCGCTCGGTAGGCAGTAGCAGTGGCGGGGCGGCTTTTGCTGACTTGCGCGGAATCGGTGCCAACAAGACGCTAGTGCTGCTCAATGGGCGCCGTTTAAGCAACAACGCCAACGATGGTTCCGGTGTCGACCTCAATACCATTCCTTTTGCAGCAATCGAACGGGTCGAGATCCTGCGCGATGGTGCCTCGGCGCTATATGGCACCGATGCCATTGGCGGTGTGATCAACTTCATCACCAAAAAGAGCCTGACCGACGGCCAGCTGAATCTGGGTGGCAGTACCCCCACCCATGATGGCGGCGGTGATACCACCAACCTCAGCGGCAGTTGGGGATTCGGTGACTTGGAGAACGACCGCTTCAATATCTTCGGGGTACTGAGCTACGAAAAGCAGCAAAGCCTTAAAGCCAAAGACCGCGACTACACCTATAACTATCAGCCCGGACGTGGGCTGGATTACTCCTCGGGTACAGCGTCTCCTGCCAACTGGAGTCAAGGCTCCAATGCCACCAATCCACTGGCGGCCACGGGCTGTGACGCACCAGGCCTGATTTCACGCAGTGGCATCTGCCGCCAGAGCGTATGGAATTATCTGGACCTGGTCCCGGAAACCGAGAAAACCTCGTTCTTCGGCAAAGCCACGGGCAAACTGGCCGATGACCACAACGTCAGCTTTGAGTACTTCCTGGCACGCAACAAGAACATTACCCAAATTGGCCCTGGGCTTTTGACCGGACTGCAGGTCAACCCGGGCACAGCGTTTTATCCAGGCAACGGCATCACCCCAGGGCCTACCGGGTTTGCCCTGGACCCGAGTCAGCCGGTCAATGTGAACTGGCGTGAAAGCGAGGTTGGCGCACGCCGCCACGAAGATGACAACGTCAGTCAGCGTCTGCTGCTGGCCTTTGACGGCACACTGGGCGGTTGGGACTACAATCTGGGCGCTTCCTGGAACCAGAACAAAGTGGTGCAGACCATTCTGGGCGGTTATGTCGACGATCGCGCCGTGGCCAACGGCATTGCCAATGGCATCATCAATCCCTTCGGAGCACAGTCCAGTGCCGGGGCGGCATTGTTGGGCGCCAACGCGGTCACCGGCGATTACGGCAGCGCTGTCGGTCGGGTCAAGACCATCGACGGGCGAGCCAGTCGTGAAATTGGCGACTGGTTCGGCGCAGGGCCTGCGGCACTGGCCGTAGGCGGCGAGTACCGCAAGGAGGATTTCCACAAAGACTTCGCCGACTTTGCGTCCAACGTGCAAAGCCTGGGCGTTGACCCGGCAGCCCGTGTCGCCGGTTCACGCTCGGTACAGGCCCAGTACGCCGAGGTTAACGTGCCGGTGCTCGACAGCCTTGAGTTGTCGGCGGCCATACGCCATGACCAATACAGCGACTTTGGCAGCACCACCAACCCCAAGTACTCGTTCCGCTTCCAGCCTTTTCGTGAGCTGGTGGTACGCGGTGCCTACAGCGAGGGATTCCGTGCGCCTTCACTGTATGAGCTGTATAACCCCACGGCCACCACCTTTACCGTTGCCAACTACAACGATCCGCGGCTATGCGCGGGCGGTACGCCCAGTAACGGAGGTATTGCCAACCGCGACTGTGCACAACAGTTCTTCAGCCGCAATGGCGGTAATCCTGATCTCAATCCTGAAACCGCTCGCAATCTGACCTTCGGTTTTGTCTACCAGCCGGTGGCTGATCTGTCGTTGGGCCTTGACCTGTGGTGGATCAAGATCGCCAATCAGATTGCCGAGTTCCCCGAGTCTGAAGTGTTTGCCAGACCGGATCTGTACCCTGAGCGCATCGTGCGCAACGCCGATGGCTCTATTGATCATGTTGTCACCGGGTTGGCGAACCTTGGCAAGGTCAAGACCAATGGCGTGGATGTCAGCGTCGATTACCGGTTTCCAGTCTCCGCACTGGGGCAGTTTGGCTTGAACCTGCAAGGCACTTACGTCAATCGCTACGACTTCCAGCAGCAACTGGACGGTGAGTATCTGGATAAGGTCGGTGATTTCCGCGGTGGCAGTTTCTCTTCCGCAGGCGCCGTTGCTCGCTGGCGCCACTCGTTGACCGGAACCTGGAGCCAGGGGCCTTTGGGGGCTTCGCTCACTAATCGCTACACCAGTGGGTACCATGACGCTGACCGAGACAGCCATGGTCGGGTAGGTTCATGGAACGTGTGGGACCTGGCAGGCACCTACACCTGGCGTGACACCGCACAACTCACGCTGGGTGTACAAAACCTGTTCGACCGCGAGCCGCCTTTCAGTAATCAGACCACCACCTTCCAGAGCGGCTATGACCCGCGCTACTCCGACCCCTTCGGACGCACCCTGTACGGCCGGGTGACTTACAACTTCTGA
- a CDS encoding ABC transporter permease, translating into MQVLTAPSQRRWKRFKSNRRGWWSLWILVALLVLCLGGELIANDKPLLVSYKGSLYFPVVQRYTERDFGGALPFQPDYRDSHVRALIEEQGGWLLFAPIAFSAETVNYDLTRPSPTPPTRENWLGTDDQARDVLSRVIYGTRVSLLFALALTAVSALVGIVAGALQGFYAGWVDLLGQRLQEVWSGLPVLYMLIILSGFVEPGFWWLLGIMALFSWLNLVDVVRAEFLRGRNLEYVKAATALGVSDIHVMLRHILPNALNATLTFLPFILTGAISTLTALDFLGFGMPVGSASLGELISQGKNNLQAPWLALTAFFALALILSLLVFIGEACRDAFDPRA; encoded by the coding sequence ATGCAGGTACTTACTGCGCCAAGCCAGCGTCGCTGGAAACGCTTCAAAAGCAACCGCCGAGGTTGGTGGTCATTGTGGATACTGGTCGCGTTGCTGGTTCTATGCCTGGGCGGTGAGTTGATCGCCAATGACAAGCCCTTGCTGGTTTCTTACAAGGGGTCGTTGTATTTCCCTGTTGTGCAGCGCTACACCGAACGGGATTTTGGCGGGGCACTGCCATTCCAGCCCGATTACCGGGACAGCCATGTCCGGGCATTGATCGAAGAGCAGGGCGGCTGGCTGCTTTTTGCACCGATTGCGTTCAGCGCCGAGACTGTGAACTACGACCTCACGCGACCTTCACCGACCCCCCCGACCCGTGAGAACTGGCTAGGCACCGACGATCAGGCCCGGGATGTACTGTCCCGGGTGATTTATGGCACGCGGGTTTCTTTACTGTTTGCTTTGGCACTGACCGCAGTCAGCGCACTGGTCGGCATTGTTGCCGGTGCGCTGCAAGGGTTTTATGCCGGATGGGTCGATTTGCTGGGGCAGCGGTTACAGGAGGTCTGGTCAGGACTGCCGGTGCTCTACATGCTGATAATCCTTTCAGGGTTCGTGGAGCCTGGATTCTGGTGGCTGCTGGGGATCATGGCCTTGTTTTCCTGGCTGAACCTGGTGGATGTAGTACGTGCCGAATTCTTGCGCGGGCGCAACCTGGAATACGTCAAGGCTGCCACAGCACTTGGCGTCAGCGATATCCACGTCATGCTGCGGCATATCTTGCCCAATGCGCTCAATGCCACGTTGACGTTCCTGCCGTTCATCCTGACCGGCGCCATATCGACACTCACCGCTCTGGATTTCCTGGGCTTTGGCATGCCTGTGGGTAGCGCTTCGCTGGGTGAACTGATCAGCCAGGGCAAAAACAATTTACAGGCCCCTTGGCTGGCCCTGACGGCGTTCTTTGCCTTGGCGCTGATTCTGTCCCTTTTGGTATTCATCGGCGAAGCCTGCCGGGATGCCTTTGATCCGAGAGCTTGA
- a CDS encoding ABC transporter ATP-binding protein produces MTEPLIEIRDLHVAFEGHQAVRGIDLQILPGECLALVGESGSGKSVTAHSILQLLPAHLTQSRGSIRYQGEELIGAHPQRLQQIRGDRIAMVFQEPMTSLNPVYTIERQLAETLLLHKGLVGSEARERVVELLELVGIGEPRQRLQAYPHQLSGGQRQRVMIAMALACEPQLLIADEPTTALDVTVQRRILMLLKQLQQRLGMALLLISHDLNVVRSIAQRVAVMRAGEIVEQADCAQLFSAARHPYSRQLLDAEPQGQALPLAESQTLLEVKGLKVWFAQGRLLRRRPPIKAVDGVDLNLQAGRTLGIVGESGSGKSTLGQAILRLISSRGSIRFQGQALDALQGRALRPWRRRLQVVFQDPFGSLSPRMSVQQILEEGLRVHTDLDAQSRESQVIDALVDVGLEPSMRHRYPHEFSGGQRQRIAIARALVLKPELILLDEPTSALDRTVQKQVVNLLRRLQQEHGLSYLFISHDLAVVRALAHEVLVIKNGVVVEAGATEQLFSAPKHPYTRELLAASFVEDTASAY; encoded by the coding sequence GTGACTGAACCCTTGATTGAAATACGTGACCTGCACGTCGCCTTCGAAGGCCATCAGGCCGTGCGCGGCATCGATCTGCAGATTCTGCCCGGCGAATGCCTGGCGCTGGTCGGGGAGTCTGGCTCGGGAAAGTCGGTGACAGCCCACTCTATCCTGCAACTGCTGCCTGCCCATCTGACCCAGAGCCGTGGCAGCATTCGTTATCAGGGCGAGGAACTGATCGGGGCACATCCGCAGCGTTTGCAACAGATTCGCGGTGACCGAATCGCGATGGTGTTCCAGGAGCCGATGACTTCTCTCAATCCCGTTTACACCATCGAGCGTCAGTTGGCAGAGACACTGCTACTGCACAAGGGACTGGTGGGCAGTGAAGCCCGCGAACGGGTAGTCGAACTGCTGGAGTTGGTTGGTATTGGTGAGCCTCGACAGCGTTTGCAAGCCTACCCTCACCAGCTTTCCGGTGGCCAGCGCCAGCGCGTGATGATCGCCATGGCTCTGGCGTGCGAGCCACAATTGCTGATTGCCGACGAGCCGACCACTGCACTGGATGTCACCGTGCAGCGGCGCATCCTGATGTTGCTCAAGCAACTTCAGCAACGCCTGGGCATGGCCCTGCTGTTGATCAGTCACGATCTGAATGTGGTGCGAAGCATTGCCCAGCGCGTCGCTGTGATGCGCGCCGGAGAAATTGTTGAACAGGCTGATTGTGCCCAACTGTTCAGCGCTGCCCGGCATCCGTACAGTCGCCAGTTACTGGATGCCGAACCGCAGGGCCAAGCGCTGCCATTAGCTGAAAGCCAGACCCTTTTAGAGGTAAAAGGTCTGAAAGTCTGGTTTGCCCAAGGCCGACTGCTGCGCCGCCGGCCGCCTATAAAAGCGGTGGATGGTGTCGATCTGAATCTGCAAGCGGGCCGCACGCTGGGCATTGTCGGTGAGTCTGGATCGGGCAAGTCCACTTTGGGCCAGGCCATATTGCGCCTGATCAGTTCGCGGGGCAGCATCCGCTTTCAGGGCCAGGCACTGGACGCTTTGCAAGGCAGGGCGTTGCGTCCTTGGCGGCGCCGGCTGCAGGTTGTCTTTCAAGACCCGTTCGGTAGTCTCAGTCCCCGCATGAGCGTGCAGCAGATTCTTGAAGAGGGTTTGCGCGTGCATACTGATCTTGATGCTCAGTCACGTGAGTCGCAGGTTATCGATGCCTTGGTCGATGTGGGATTGGAACCGTCGATGCGCCACCGTTATCCTCATGAATTTTCTGGAGGACAGCGCCAGCGTATTGCAATTGCCAGGGCGCTGGTACTCAAGCCAGAACTGATTCTGCTGGACGAGCCGACCTCGGCTCTGGACCGGACCGTGCAGAAGCAAGTGGTTAACTTGTTGCGCCGTTTGCAGCAAGAACACGGCCTGTCCTATCTGTTCATCAGCCATGATCTGGCGGTGGTACGCGCTCTGGCCCATGAGGTGCTGGTAATCAAAAATGGTGTCGTGGTGGAAGCAGGCGCTACCGAGCAGCTTTTTTCTGCGCCCAAGCACCCCTACACCCGAGAATTACTGGCGGCATCTTTCGTTGAGGATACTGCCAGTGCGTACTGA
- a CDS encoding microcin C ABC transporter permease YejB: protein MLAYSVRRLLLMVPTLLCILLVNFFIVQAAPGGPVEQAMARLQGIGGMGAPGGAAVETVGGESRAGRGLDPALIAEIERQYGFDKPLNERLWLMLGNYARLDFGESFFRGAKVTDLILEKLPVTLSLGFWAMLLTYLISLPLGIAKAVRHGSRFDIWSSAVIIIGHAMPAFLFALMLIVVFGGGSLLSWFPVRGLVSENFAELSVAAKVVDYFWHLVLPVASLVIGSFATLTILTKNSFLDEITRQYVVTARAKGFSERDVLQRHVFRNAMLLIVAGLPQALITLLLGGSLLIEVIFSLDGLGRLSYEAAVSRDYPVVFGTLFIFTLVGLLIRLLGDLCYRLVDPRLDFNTRAL, encoded by the coding sequence ATGCTGGCTTATAGCGTGCGGCGCTTGCTGCTGATGGTGCCGACCTTGTTGTGCATTCTGTTGGTCAATTTTTTCATCGTTCAGGCCGCGCCTGGTGGTCCGGTAGAGCAGGCCATGGCCCGCTTGCAAGGGATTGGCGGCATGGGCGCTCCAGGCGGTGCGGCAGTGGAAACCGTGGGTGGCGAGTCACGCGCAGGACGTGGCCTGGACCCGGCGTTGATCGCCGAGATCGAGCGCCAGTACGGCTTCGACAAACCCTTGAATGAGCGCTTGTGGTTGATGCTGGGCAACTATGCCCGTCTGGATTTTGGCGAGAGTTTCTTTCGTGGTGCGAAGGTCACCGACCTGATCCTTGAAAAGCTGCCGGTAACCTTGTCGCTAGGATTCTGGGCCATGCTGCTGACCTATTTGATTTCCCTCCCTCTGGGCATTGCCAAAGCGGTTCGGCACGGCAGCCGCTTTGATATCTGGAGCAGCGCGGTCATTATCATCGGCCACGCCATGCCCGCGTTTCTTTTCGCGTTGATGCTCATTGTGGTGTTCGGTGGCGGTAGCCTGCTGAGCTGGTTTCCGGTGCGCGGGCTGGTCTCGGAAAACTTTGCCGAGCTGTCGGTAGCGGCAAAGGTTGTCGATTATTTTTGGCACCTGGTTTTGCCAGTCGCGTCGCTGGTGATCGGCAGTTTCGCCACGCTCACGATACTGACCAAGAACAGCTTTCTGGATGAAATCACCCGACAGTACGTGGTAACCGCCCGCGCCAAAGGGTTCAGCGAGCGGGATGTGCTGCAGCGTCATGTGTTTCGCAATGCCATGCTGCTGATTGTCGCAGGCCTGCCACAAGCACTGATCACTTTGTTGCTGGGCGGCTCGCTATTGATTGAAGTGATCTTTTCTCTCGACGGTCTGGGGCGGCTCAGCTATGAAGCGGCTGTGTCACGCGACTATCCCGTCGTATTTGGCACGCTGTTCATTTTCACCCTCGTGGGTCTTTTGATCAGGCTGCTGGGCGATCTGTGTTACCGGCTGGTGGACCCGCGCCTGGACTTCAATACGAGGGCGTTGTGA